The Pseudomonadota bacterium genome has a window encoding:
- a CDS encoding helix-turn-helix domain-containing protein — translation MDDLDKYIEKRKKKSLNFPQNFDKGYEQFKIGVLLKQARLEAGLTQQEVADILNTKKSAISRIENHAEDIRLSTLVNYAHAVGKNLQLKVA, via the coding sequence ATGGATGATCTGGATAAATATATAGAAAAAAGAAAGAAGAAAAGTCTTAATTTTCCACAAAATTTTGATAAAGGATATGAGCAATTTAAAATTGGTGTCCTTCTCAAGCAGGCCCGCCTTGAGGCAGGTCTTACCCAGCAAGAAGTTGCTGACATATTAAATACTAAAAAATCTGCTATTTCTCGAATCGAAAACCATGCTGAAGATATCCGTCTCTCAACCTTAGTGAATTATGCACATGCCGTCGGTAAAAACCTTCAACTCAAGGTAGCCTGA
- a CDS encoding transposase, which translates to MPRIARMIVPDQKTVYHVMSRTALDGYPFNDIEKDKLVDIIKRLSKIYFTDILGYCIMGNHFHLLVRMHTETYLNDEEIKKRYILYYGNDNNFSSDHIPRYRSKWSSISEFMREIKQTFSRSYNKNRNRKGTFWADRYKSVIVENGNTLIHCLAYIDLNPVRAGLVEKPDNYRWNSIGYHVQTGNKDCFLSWDFGLNKFGIRDKKKRLIRYREYVYEAGAIDRSEEKNKKTIPANIINKERKKSFEISRMDRFINRSRYFTDSGIIGSKVFVSDLYQRFKENFKSVNEKIPKHIKGLDGIYSLKRLT; encoded by the coding sequence ATGCCAAGAATTGCGAGAATGATCGTGCCGGATCAAAAAACCGTATATCATGTTATGTCCAGAACCGCTTTAGATGGTTATCCTTTTAATGATATTGAAAAAGACAAGCTGGTTGATATTATCAAACGTCTTAGTAAAATCTATTTTACCGATATTCTTGGATATTGCATAATGGGCAATCATTTTCATTTATTGGTTCGAATGCATACCGAAACATATCTTAATGATGAAGAAATTAAAAAGCGTTACATACTTTATTACGGTAATGATAATAATTTTTCATCAGACCATATCCCCCGCTACAGATCCAAATGGTCAAGCATTTCCGAGTTTATGCGCGAGATCAAGCAAACATTTTCAAGAAGCTATAATAAAAACCGTAACCGAAAAGGAACCTTCTGGGCAGACCGCTACAAGAGCGTGATTGTAGAAAACGGCAACACTTTGATTCATTGCCTGGCATATATTGATTTAAATCCTGTACGGGCCGGACTGGTTGAAAAGCCGGATAATTATCGCTGGAACTCAATCGGCTATCATGTGCAAACAGGCAATAAGGATTGTTTTTTATCCTGGGATTTCGGTTTAAATAAATTCGGAATCCGGGATAAAAAGAAAAGGCTTATACGCTATCGGGAATATGTTTACGAAGCAGGAGCAATTGACAGATCTGAAGAGAAAAATAAAAAAACCATCCCTGCCAATATTATAAATAAAGAAAGAAAGAAGTCATTTGAGATAAGCCGCATGGATCGTTTTATCAACCGCAGCCGATATTTTACGGATTCGGGGATAATCGGCAGTAAAGTATTTGTATCTGATCTATACCAGCGTTTTAAAGAGAATTTTAAATCCGTTAATGAAAAAATACCCAAACACATAAAAGGTCTTGATGGGATATATTCCCTTAAGCGGTTAACATAA
- a CDS encoding helix-turn-helix domain-containing protein, whose protein sequence is MIENKYYTIPQAAEICAVGRSSMWRWVKSGKIPAAITVGRHHRIFREDLFTFIEQKEMTPRLKKSIIYLSKP, encoded by the coding sequence ATGATTGAAAACAAATATTATACAATTCCACAGGCTGCTGAAATTTGTGCTGTTGGCAGATCTTCTATGTGGCGGTGGGTTAAATCGGGAAAGATTCCAGCAGCAATAACTGTGGGGAGACATCACCGCATTTTCAGAGAGGACTTATTCACATTTATTGAACAAAAAGAGATGACCCCACGCTTAAAGAAATCAATAATTTATTTATCTAAACCATAA